From one Lolium rigidum isolate FL_2022 chromosome 4, APGP_CSIRO_Lrig_0.1, whole genome shotgun sequence genomic stretch:
- the LOC124647415 gene encoding golgin candidate 5-like, which produces MHLILTLQVEETKVESIKRDKAATEKLLQETIERNQTELAAQKEFYTNALNAAKEAEALAESRVNTEAKVELESRLREACEKENMLINTIEELRNALTRQEQEAAFVEERLKRDHDDLQKRYQASELRYNELVTQVPESTRPLLRQIEAMQVFVLPQIFPFLATLGCEMTGQAILSPSRCCCASPLDVPSSIGGGAARGVTGTEVEEHGFSADLLLDE; this is translated from the exons ATGCACTTAATTTTGACTTTGCAGGTTGAGGAGACAAAGGTTGAGAGTATTAAAAGAGATAAGGCGGCAACAGAGAAGTTGCTACAAGAAACAATCGAAAGAAATCAAACTGAACTTGCAGCTCAGAAGGAGTTCTACACAAATGCTCTTAATGCAGCAAAAGAGGCCGAAGCATTAGCTGAATCAAGAGTCAACACAGAAGCCAAAGTTGAGCTTGAGAGCCGCTTAAGAGAAGCCTGCGAAAAAGAAAATATGCTGATTAATACAATCGAGGAGTTGAGGAATGCTCTTACCAGACAAGAACAGGAG GCTGCTTTCGTGGAAGAACGGTTAAAAAGGGATCATGATGATCTTCAAAAGCGGTATCAG GCCAGTGAACTTCGGTATAATGAACTGGTTACACAAGTTCCTGAGTCGACAAGGCCACTCTTAAGGCAAATTGAAGCCATGCAGGTATTTGTGCTTCCACAGATTTTTCCCTTCTTGGCGACGCTCGGTTGCGAAATGACCGGCCAAGCCATACTGAGCCCAAGCCGCTGCTGTTGCGCCTCTCCCCTCGATGTACCAAGCTCCATAGGTGGAGGAGCAGCGAGGGGCGTCACTGGGACAGAGGTGGAGGAGCACGGATTCAGCGCCGACTTACTTCTCGACGAGTAA